One genomic region from Apodemus sylvaticus chromosome 1, mApoSyl1.1, whole genome shotgun sequence encodes:
- the LOC127680725 gene encoding olfactory receptor 51I2-like: protein MGGEAHNSSGLPPFILTGLPGMETSQHWLFLLLGVLYTVSIVGNALILFIIKEEESLHQPMYYFLSLLSLNDLGVSFSTLPTVLGVFCFHLRVISFNSCMSQMFVIHLFSFMESGILLAMSFDRYVAICNPLRYSTVLTDARVVWMGTCVFLRSFCMIFPLPFLLKRLPFCKANVLSHAYCLHPDMIRLPCGDITINNIFGLFIVISTFGLDSALILLSYILILRSVLAIASQEERLKTLNTCVSHLCAVLIFYVPMVGVSMAARYGRHAPRYVHTLLSLVYLFVPPMLNPVIYSIKTKEIRRRLHKILLGTKI from the coding sequence ATGGGAGGTGAAGCCCACAACAGCTCTGGGTTGCCTCCCTTCATCTTGACAGGGCTGCCAGGGATGGAGACCTCCCAGCACTGGCTGTTCCTGCTCCTTGGTGTCCTCTACACTGTCTCCATAGTGGGCAATGCCCTGATCCTGTTCATCATCAAGGAGGAAGAGAGCCTACACCAACCCATGTACTACTTCTTATCTCTGCTGTCACTCAATGACCTGGGTGTGTCTTTCTCCACACTGCCCACAGTCCTGGGTGTGTTTTGCTTCCACTTAAGAGTGATCAGTTTTAACTCTTGCATGTCCCAAATGTTCGTTAtccatcttttctctttcatggAGTCTGGGATTCTGCTGGCCATGAGCTTTGATCGCTATGTAGCCATCTGTAACCCACTGCGCTATTCCACAGTGCTCACTGATGCCCGGGTGGTGTGGATGGGCACATGTGTTTTCCTTCGAAGTTTCTGCATGATTTTTCCATTACCTTTCCTTCTAAAGAGgttgcctttctgcaaggctaatGTGCTCTCCCATGCCTACTGTCTGCATCCAGACATGATTCGCCTGCCCTGTGGTGATATTACCATCAATAACATATTTGGCTTGTTCATAGTCATCTCTACCTTTGGACTGGATTCTGCACTCATTCTCCTCTCTTACATTCTCATACTTCGTTCTGTGCTTGCTATTGCCTCCCAGGAAGAAAGGCTGAAGACTCTGAACACGTGTGTGTCACACCTGTGTGCTGTGCTCATTTTCTATGTGCCCATGGTAGGTGTGTCCATGGCGGCTCGCTATGGCAGGCATGCCCCCCGGTACGTGCATACGCTCCTATCacttgtttatctgtttgttccTCCAATGCTCAACCCTGTTATTTATTCCATCAAAACCAAGGAGATTCGTCGGAGGCTTCACAAAATCCTGCTGGGGACCAAGATTTGA
- the LOC127680733 gene encoding olfactory receptor 51I2-like has translation MRSFHTNTSSTSSFTLTGFPEMASLEHWLAALLMLLYVVSIVGNALILFIIKEEQSLHQPMYYFLSFLSVNDLGVSFSTLPTVLASMCFHIPETAFSACLAQMFFIHFFSWTESGILLAMSFDRYVAICNPLHYSSVLTDARVAHMGMSIVIRSFCMVFPLPFLLKRLPFCKANVLTHSYCLHPDLIRLPCGDTTINSMYGLFIVISAFGVDSVLILLSYVLILRSVLAIASREERLKTLNTCVSHISAVLIFYVPMISVSMVHRFVKHAPEYVHKFTSLVYLFVPPMLNPIIYSIKTKEIRRRLHKMLLGTKF, from the coding sequence ATGAGGAGCTTCCACACTAACACCTCAAGCACCTCAAGCTTCACACTGACAGGATTCCCAGAGATGGCGAGTCTGGAGCACTGGCTGGCTGCCCTCCTGATGCTGCTGTATGTTGTCTCCATAGTAGGCAATGCCCTGATTCTCTTCATCATAAAGGAGGAACAGAGTTTGCATCAGCCAATGTAttacttcctgtcctttctaTCTGTCAATGACCTGGGAGTGTCCTTTTCTACATTGCCTACGGTGCTTGCTTCTATGTGTTTTCATATCCCAGAGACTGCCTTCAGTGCCTGCCTGGCCCAGATGTTCTTCATACACTTTTTTTCCTGGACAGAGTCTGGGATTCTTCTGGCCATGAGTTTTGACCGGTATGTAGCCATCTGTAACCCTTTGCATTATTCCTCAGTGCTTACTGACGCCCGTGTGGCCCATATGGGTATGTCCATCGTCATCCGCAGTTTCTGCATGGTCTTCCCACTTCCTTTTCTACTGAAGAGGCTACCTTTCTGTAAGGCCAATGTTCTGACCCATTCCTACTGCTTACACCCAGACTTGATACGCTTACCTTGTGGAGATACCACCATCAACAGCATGTATGGGCTGTTCATTGTCATCTCTGCTTTTGGTGTAGATTCAGTGCTCATCCTCCTCTCCTATGTGCTCATTCTGCGCTCTGTGCTGGCCATTGCCTCCAGGGAAGAAAGGCTTAAGACACTCAACACATGCGTGTCACATATCTCAGCTGTGCTCATCTTCTATGTGCCAATGATTAGTGTGTCAATGGTTCACAGATTTGTAAAGCATGCCCCAGAGTATGTGCACAAGTTCACATCTCTGGTTTATCTCTTTGTGCCTCCAATGCTCAATCCTATTATCTATTCCATCAAGACAAAAGAGATTCGTAGGCGGCTACACAAGATGCTATTGGGTACCAAGTTCTGA